The following are from one region of the Thermodesulforhabdaceae bacterium genome:
- a CDS encoding ABC transporter permease: MTSVRRSYWGTVWLRFRRNRIAMVGLVVAIFFWIVAIFAPLLANDRPLVAYLNGSLSFPVFTSKNSGNPQSSTYEDWRRLRKNKGLSPFQRDKSGWVIWPIVPYSPTEHDLMEILSPPSSKHWFGTDDRGRDVLSRMIYGARVSLSVGVVAVGIATIIGIVLGGLAGYFGRWVDACINRLIEILLTIPTFFLIIAIIAFLPPSIYNIMVVIGLTGWTGIARFVRAEFLKLKAMDFVLALKALGASPARIIFVHMLPNAMAPVLVAVVFGVAGAILTESGLSFLGFGVPPPTPSWGDILSQSRDYVEFAWWLTVFPGAAIFLTITAYNIIGEGLRNAMDPRLM, from the coding sequence ATGACATCGGTTCGGCGATCCTATTGGGGAACAGTATGGTTGCGGTTTCGCCGCAATCGCATTGCTATGGTTGGTCTGGTCGTGGCTATCTTTTTCTGGATCGTAGCTATTTTTGCGCCCCTTCTTGCCAACGATAGACCATTAGTGGCTTATTTGAACGGATCTCTGTCTTTTCCGGTCTTTACTTCAAAAAACAGTGGGAATCCTCAGTCTTCAACCTATGAGGATTGGCGAAGGTTACGCAAAAATAAAGGGCTTTCTCCTTTCCAGAGGGATAAATCGGGTTGGGTTATATGGCCCATCGTTCCTTATTCCCCCACGGAGCACGATCTTATGGAAATTCTTTCTCCCCCCAGCAGCAAACACTGGTTTGGGACGGATGATAGAGGGCGGGACGTCTTAAGCCGCATGATCTATGGGGCTAGAGTTTCCCTCTCTGTGGGCGTTGTGGCTGTGGGGATTGCTACAATTATCGGGATAGTGCTGGGAGGACTTGCTGGTTACTTTGGAAGGTGGGTTGATGCCTGTATCAACCGGCTTATAGAGATTCTTTTAACCATACCCACTTTCTTTCTCATCATTGCTATTATCGCCTTTCTTCCCCCGAGTATCTACAACATCATGGTTGTGATTGGGCTTACGGGTTGGACAGGGATTGCTCGCTTTGTGAGAGCGGAATTTCTTAAGTTGAAAGCGATGGATTTTGTGCTTGCTCTGAAGGCTTTAGGAGCAAGTCCCGCAAGGATTATCTTTGTTCACATGCTTCCCAATGCTATGGCACCGGTGCTTGTGGCTGTGGTTTTCGGCGTAGCTGGTGCTATATTAACCGAGTCAGGTTTGAGTTTTCTCGGGTTTGGTGTGCCTCCACCAACACCTAGCTGGGGGGATATTCTAAGCCAGAGTCGCGATTACGTCGAATTTGCATGGTGGCTTACGGTCTTTCCAGGAGCGGCGATATTTTTAACTATAACCGCTTACAACATAATTGGAGAAGGGCTCCGGAACGCCATGGACCCAAGGTTGATGTAA
- the xseB gene encoding exodeoxyribonuclease VII small subunit — MAAEKRKKEITIEEAMGKIESIVRQLEDGNLPLEEAIKVFAEGMELIEWCQKKLDEVQAKVQKILREDRSRSLRIEPFEEEGE; from the coding sequence ATGGCGGCAGAAAAAAGAAAAAAAGAAATTACCATTGAAGAGGCGATGGGAAAGATTGAAAGTATTGTTCGTCAACTCGAAGATGGAAACCTCCCTCTGGAAGAAGCTATAAAAGTTTTTGCAGAAGGGATGGAACTTATCGAATGGTGTCAGAAAAAGCTTGACGAAGTTCAGGCAAAAGTTCAGAAAATTCTTCGAGAGGATAGAAGCCGGAGCTTAAGGATAGAACCTTTTGAAGAAGAGGGGGAGTAA
- a CDS encoding TlyA family RNA methyltransferase, producing MVERGLAESRSRAQAMILEGVVYVDGVLCTKAGKEVKPDSVIEVRKDFLPYVSRGGIKLSHAIETFQIPVTGKVCMDVGASTGGFTDCLLQKGAKRVYAVDVGYGQLAWKLRQDPRVVVLERQNIRYLPKELVPEPIELVTIDTSFISLRLVIPAIIPFLDNNSWLIALIKPQFEAGRDKVGKGGIVRDEKVHQEVCDIISDFVKSFGFNVEGVVESPIRGQKGNREFIIAGLRSVE from the coding sequence ATGGTTGAAAGGGGTCTTGCTGAAAGCCGAAGTCGAGCTCAAGCTATGATCCTAGAGGGAGTGGTTTATGTTGATGGGGTTCTGTGCACAAAAGCCGGTAAAGAAGTTAAGCCAGACAGCGTAATAGAAGTTCGTAAAGATTTTCTGCCCTATGTCAGCCGGGGAGGCATAAAGCTTTCTCACGCTATAGAAACATTTCAAATTCCCGTAACGGGCAAGGTCTGTATGGACGTGGGGGCATCAACGGGTGGTTTTACCGACTGTCTTCTCCAGAAAGGAGCAAAGCGAGTATATGCCGTTGATGTAGGTTATGGTCAGCTTGCATGGAAGCTACGCCAGGATCCAAGGGTGGTTGTTCTGGAAAGACAAAATATTCGCTATCTTCCAAAGGAACTTGTGCCTGAACCGATTGAACTCGTAACCATTGATACATCTTTTATATCGCTCAGGCTCGTAATTCCGGCAATTATACCCTTCCTTGATAATAACTCCTGGCTTATAGCTTTGATAAAACCTCAGTTTGAAGCGGGGCGTGATAAGGTAGGAAAGGGAGGCATAGTAAGGGACGAAAAAGTTCACCAGGAAGTGTGTGATATCATTTCTGATTTCGTGAAGTCTTTTGGATTCAATGTTGAGGGCGTGGTTGAGTCCCCAATAAGAGGGCAAAAAGGTAATAGAGAATTTATTATTGCGGGATTGCGATCTGTTGAATGA
- a CDS encoding HU family DNA-binding protein: MTKTELVGKMAEKAGISKAAAEKALKAFMDSVQEALSKGDKIALVGFGTFSVAERAAREGRNPKTGEKITIQACKVVKFKPGNDLKKVVK, translated from the coding sequence ATGACGAAGACTGAACTTGTAGGCAAGATGGCGGAAAAGGCAGGTATTAGCAAGGCTGCTGCGGAGAAGGCACTTAAGGCTTTTATGGATTCCGTTCAGGAAGCCTTGTCCAAGGGAGACAAGATTGCTCTCGTTGGGTTTGGCACTTTCAGTGTTGCTGAACGTGCCGCAAGAGAGGGAAGAAATCCCAAAACCGGCGAAAAGATCACAATTCAAGCCTGCAAAGTAGTCAAATTTAAACCCGGAAACGATCTCAAGAAGGTGGTTAAGTAG
- the dxs gene encoding 1-deoxy-D-xylulose-5-phosphate synthase gives MERGKILDRVNGPEDLKKLSLIELQALADEIRNYIIDVVSKNGGHLAPNLGVVELSIAVHYIFKSPEDRIVWDVGHQSYTHKILTDRKDLFPTIRTYGGISGFPKREESPHDAFGTGHSSTSISSALGISVAKSIKGCKRRVIAVIGDGSMTGGMAFEALNHAGDLGKDLIVILNDNEMSISPNVGALSSFLSRKLSSRMAVQLKKNVEQMMKAIPGVGPNIIQLLKKSEDSLIAFFTPGLLFQALKFHYIGPIKGHRIDLLIEALQSAKEVSGPVLVHVLTQKGRGYRPAESNPTHFHGVGPFKVETGESCPSGSCAPSYTSVFGKTIVKLAEKDPRIVAITAAMREGTGLDLFAELYPDRFFDVGIAEQHAVTFAAGLAVEGFRPVVAIYSTFLQRAFDQVIHDVALQKLPVVFAMDRGGLVGEDGPTHHGAFDLSYLRHIPGMVLMAPKDENELQHMLATAIKHEGPIALRYPRGSGVGVPMDEEYRTLEIGKGELLREGSDMVLFAIGATVYPALKAAEMIEEKGISAAVINARFVKPLDVDLLMEWAKKTGVVVTVEENALQGGFGSAVLEMFEEQGFFPARIKRLGLPDRFIPHGSQAQLRRLVGIDAESIAQAAESLVRGIGTHGSVLRAVG, from the coding sequence TTGGAGAGAGGAAAAATACTGGATAGAGTCAATGGCCCTGAGGATTTGAAAAAACTGTCCCTTATAGAACTTCAGGCGCTTGCTGATGAAATAAGGAATTACATTATAGATGTTGTGTCTAAAAACGGAGGACATCTTGCACCTAATTTGGGAGTTGTAGAACTTTCTATCGCTGTTCACTATATTTTTAAGTCTCCGGAAGATCGCATAGTGTGGGATGTAGGGCACCAGAGTTATACTCATAAGATTCTTACGGATAGAAAAGACCTTTTCCCAACAATTCGAACTTACGGCGGAATTTCCGGTTTTCCCAAGAGAGAAGAAAGCCCTCATGATGCCTTCGGAACGGGTCATTCCAGCACATCCATTTCGTCGGCACTAGGTATAAGCGTTGCTAAATCTATCAAGGGCTGTAAACGTAGAGTGATCGCCGTAATAGGCGATGGCAGTATGACCGGCGGTATGGCTTTTGAAGCCTTGAACCATGCGGGTGATCTCGGTAAAGATCTTATCGTAATCTTAAACGACAACGAAATGTCCATTTCTCCTAACGTGGGTGCTCTTTCTTCCTTCCTCAGCAGAAAGCTTTCAAGCCGTATGGCGGTGCAGCTCAAGAAGAATGTTGAACAAATGATGAAAGCTATACCCGGTGTGGGACCCAATATAATTCAGCTTTTGAAAAAGAGCGAAGATTCTCTGATCGCTTTCTTTACTCCCGGACTTCTTTTCCAGGCACTGAAGTTTCATTACATAGGACCCATAAAGGGACATCGGATTGACCTTCTCATTGAAGCCCTTCAAAGCGCCAAGGAGGTTTCTGGTCCCGTTCTCGTGCATGTGCTTACCCAGAAGGGAAGGGGATATAGACCTGCCGAGTCTAACCCGACCCATTTTCACGGCGTTGGACCTTTTAAGGTTGAAACTGGCGAAAGCTGCCCCTCTGGTTCCTGTGCTCCATCCTATACTTCTGTATTTGGTAAGACCATCGTGAAGCTTGCCGAAAAGGATCCCAGAATTGTTGCTATTACAGCGGCGATGCGGGAGGGAACCGGACTTGACCTATTTGCAGAACTCTACCCCGATCGGTTTTTTGATGTGGGGATAGCGGAACAGCATGCAGTAACCTTCGCCGCAGGACTTGCAGTGGAAGGCTTTAGACCTGTGGTTGCGATCTATTCCACATTCTTACAGAGAGCCTTTGATCAGGTTATTCACGACGTAGCATTGCAAAAGCTTCCCGTAGTTTTTGCGATGGATCGGGGTGGACTGGTTGGGGAAGATGGTCCTACTCATCATGGAGCCTTTGATCTCTCCTATCTCCGTCACATTCCTGGAATGGTTCTCATGGCTCCCAAGGATGAAAACGAACTTCAACACATGCTTGCTACAGCGATAAAACATGAAGGACCTATTGCTCTTCGTTATCCAAGAGGAAGTGGAGTTGGTGTTCCAATGGATGAAGAATATCGGACATTAGAAATAGGCAAAGGAGAATTGCTTCGGGAAGGTTCTGACATGGTATTGTTTGCAATAGGTGCTACGGTTTATCCTGCTCTCAAAGCGGCTGAAATGATTGAAGAGAAGGGAATTAGCGCCGCGGTTATCAACGCTCGCTTTGTTAAACCCCTGGATGTGGATCTTTTGATGGAATGGGCAAAAAAAACCGGTGTGGTGGTAACGGTTGAGGAAAATGCCCTCCAGGGTGGATTCGGCAGTGCCGTGCTGGAAATGTTTGAAGAACAGGGATTTTTCCCGGCTCGAATTAAACGATTGGGACTTCCTGATAGATTTATCCCTCATGGCAGTCAGGCTCAATTAAGGCGCCTTGTTGGAATTGACGCAGAAAGTATAGCTCAGGCTGCAGAAAGTCTTGTCCGTGGTATAGGCACTCATGGCTCGGTTCTCAGAGCGGTTGGATAA
- a CDS encoding ABC transporter permease has product MKAYIIRRFLQVIPTFIGITFITFIIIQLAPGNPILMKLQMKGEGQLADTATTKQIIEETKKLYGLDKPVPVQYLMWVKRVLTFDFGYSYKDHRKVWDKIKERLPVTLQLNILSILLVYVIAIPAGVYSAVKSETFWDRILTIGFFILYSLPSFWVAVMLIMLFGGGEYWDIFPVYGISSLGAEQYPFLKWLADRIWHLVLPVFCLSYGGWAYLSRLMKAELLEVIREDYIRTARAKGLEERIVIMKHALRNALLPLITLLAYLLPSLFGGSVIIESIFSIPGMGQLGFEAVLSRDYPVIMALTTISALLTLVGLILSDILYAVFDPRIKLQ; this is encoded by the coding sequence ATGAAGGCTTACATAATACGTCGGTTCCTTCAGGTGATTCCAACTTTTATCGGTATAACCTTTATCACTTTCATCATCATTCAACTGGCTCCAGGAAACCCAATCTTAATGAAGCTTCAGATGAAAGGTGAGGGACAGCTTGCCGATACAGCCACCACAAAACAGATAATAGAAGAAACCAAGAAACTTTACGGACTCGATAAGCCCGTTCCCGTTCAGTATCTCATGTGGGTAAAACGGGTGCTAACCTTCGACTTTGGTTATTCCTACAAGGATCATCGCAAAGTGTGGGATAAAATCAAAGAGCGCCTTCCCGTTACTCTTCAGCTTAACATTTTATCCATTCTGCTGGTTTATGTAATAGCTATTCCCGCTGGAGTATATTCCGCAGTCAAGTCGGAAACTTTCTGGGATAGGATTTTAACTATCGGGTTCTTTATTTTGTATTCTCTCCCGAGCTTCTGGGTTGCTGTGATGCTTATTATGCTCTTTGGTGGTGGAGAATACTGGGATATCTTCCCTGTGTATGGCATTTCTTCTTTAGGAGCAGAGCAGTATCCTTTCCTTAAATGGCTTGCCGACCGGATATGGCATCTGGTGTTGCCTGTCTTTTGTCTTAGCTATGGGGGATGGGCATACCTTTCACGGCTTATGAAGGCTGAGCTTCTGGAAGTGATTCGGGAAGACTACATACGAACTGCAAGAGCAAAAGGACTTGAAGAGAGAATTGTCATTATGAAGCACGCCTTAAGGAATGCTCTTCTTCCCCTTATTACTCTCCTGGCTTATTTGCTTCCGTCTCTTTTTGGTGGAAGTGTCATAATTGAAAGCATCTTCTCTATTCCTGGCATGGGGCAACTCGGCTTTGAAGCGGTTCTTTCTCGAGACTATCCCGTTATAATGGCTCTTACGACCATATCGGCACTTCTTACTCTTGTTGGGCTTATACTTTCGGATATTTTATACGCAGTCTTTGATCCGAGAATAAAGCTTCAGTGA
- a CDS encoding polyprenyl synthetase family protein, which yields MDFDLKAYVAEKREIIDRALDNYLPPISGMEGRVVEAARYSLFAGGKRLRPILCIAAHDACGGSSKALLPVACALEMIHTYSLIHDDLPAMDNDDFRRGKPTNHKVFGEAVAILAGDLLLTYAFELMAEHGLQDSSRALMRVIHLIAMASGFKGMIGGQMIDLACEGQEVDMATVEYMHVKKTGALITASVQAGAILAGASETDLDKMSRYGRHLGLAFQITDDLLDVTGSFDEMGKTPGSDDRKGKRTYPFLIGVEESRRIAREHVEQALSAISGYNAKADPLRAIAFYVLNRNK from the coding sequence ATGGACTTTGATCTTAAAGCCTATGTGGCAGAAAAGCGAGAGATTATAGATAGAGCGCTTGATAATTATCTCCCCCCGATTAGTGGGATGGAAGGGCGAGTGGTGGAAGCGGCTAGATATAGCCTGTTTGCGGGTGGGAAACGACTCCGGCCTATCCTCTGCATAGCGGCTCACGATGCCTGCGGTGGATCTTCAAAGGCTCTTTTACCGGTCGCCTGCGCACTTGAAATGATCCACACCTATTCCCTGATACATGATGATCTTCCCGCAATGGATAACGACGATTTTAGGCGAGGAAAGCCAACCAACCATAAAGTTTTTGGAGAAGCGGTGGCTATACTCGCAGGGGATCTTTTGTTGACATACGCCTTTGAATTGATGGCGGAGCACGGTTTGCAGGATTCTTCCAGGGCTTTGATGCGGGTAATACATCTTATTGCTATGGCTTCCGGCTTTAAAGGCATGATCGGTGGACAAATGATTGATCTTGCCTGTGAAGGGCAGGAAGTTGATATGGCAACGGTTGAATACATGCACGTGAAGAAAACGGGTGCACTTATTACGGCTTCAGTCCAGGCTGGAGCTATTCTTGCTGGGGCTTCAGAGACAGATCTTGATAAAATGAGCCGTTACGGACGTCATCTGGGGCTGGCTTTTCAAATTACCGACGATTTGCTGGATGTCACAGGTAGCTTTGATGAAATGGGAAAAACTCCTGGATCCGATGATCGTAAAGGAAAGCGAACTTACCCGTTTTTAATTGGGGTTGAAGAAAGCCGCAGAATTGCCAGGGAACACGTGGAGCAAGCTCTGTCTGCTATTTCTGGATATAATGCCAAAGCAGATCCACTGAGGGCTATCGCTTTTTATGTTTTAAATCGAAATAAGTAA
- the xseA gene encoding exodeoxyribonuclease VII large subunit, with the protein MLPYTDPGEDKQFLTVSELTRQIKRLLEGEFAVCWVVGEISNLREPSSGHLYFSLKDSDAQIRAVCFRGSRLALRFKPVDGLEVLCFGRISVYEPRGEYQMIVEYMEPRGIGALKMLFEQLRKKLAAEGLFDPAKKKALPVCPQKVLVITSATGAAIRDILAVLRHAPFPTEITIIPVQVQGDKAPEEIVEAIRMANALQSQNQWDVAIIGRGGGSIEDLWAFNEEEVVRAIAGSKIPTISAVGHEIDVTLSDYAADYRAPTPTAAAKWVVDQQESVKRNLETYVSCLKKAITDLMFRSQQTLDFLRERLKSPERIVEERIDRLRSWRDRIITTMDYRIASTLGHISVLHSRLASVKLIRDVPLMRQQLEHQKSFLLKAVCDVLREYEEKHRRHLLAMDALSPYKVLDRGYAIVTRLSDGKIVKKADDAPVGEMLKIMVAEGMLFCEVRAHGSKE; encoded by the coding sequence ATGCTTCCATACACAGATCCCGGGGAAGATAAACAGTTTCTCACGGTCAGTGAATTAACAAGGCAGATTAAGCGCCTGCTGGAAGGGGAATTTGCCGTATGCTGGGTTGTGGGAGAAATTTCCAACCTGAGGGAACCATCGTCAGGGCACCTGTATTTTTCTCTTAAAGACAGTGATGCTCAGATTAGAGCGGTCTGTTTTCGAGGTAGCCGTCTGGCTCTTCGGTTTAAACCCGTAGATGGTCTTGAAGTGCTCTGCTTCGGGCGTATCAGCGTCTATGAACCCCGGGGTGAATACCAGATGATTGTTGAGTATATGGAGCCTCGAGGCATCGGGGCTCTGAAGATGCTCTTTGAACAGCTCCGCAAGAAACTTGCTGCCGAGGGGCTTTTTGACCCAGCCAAGAAAAAAGCTCTCCCTGTTTGCCCTCAGAAAGTGCTGGTAATTACCTCCGCAACAGGAGCAGCTATACGGGATATTCTGGCTGTGCTGCGTCATGCGCCTTTTCCAACCGAAATTACCATAATTCCCGTTCAGGTTCAGGGAGATAAGGCACCGGAAGAGATAGTGGAAGCAATCCGTATGGCTAATGCTTTGCAAAGTCAGAACCAGTGGGATGTTGCTATAATCGGGCGAGGTGGAGGAAGTATAGAAGATCTCTGGGCTTTTAATGAGGAAGAAGTAGTAAGAGCCATAGCGGGATCAAAAATTCCCACAATATCAGCAGTTGGGCACGAGATAGATGTAACTTTATCGGACTATGCTGCAGATTATAGAGCCCCAACTCCCACCGCAGCGGCAAAATGGGTGGTGGATCAGCAGGAAAGCGTCAAACGAAATCTGGAAACTTACGTTTCCTGTCTTAAAAAGGCGATTACGGATCTAATGTTTCGTTCCCAGCAAACATTGGATTTCCTCAGGGAGCGTCTGAAAAGTCCTGAACGGATAGTGGAAGAACGTATAGACAGGCTGAGAAGCTGGCGAGATCGAATAATAACCACAATGGATTACAGAATAGCATCCACCCTTGGTCATATCAGTGTTCTTCACAGTCGCCTTGCTTCTGTTAAGCTGATACGGGATGTTCCGCTCATGAGGCAGCAACTCGAGCATCAAAAAAGTTTTCTTTTGAAGGCTGTATGTGATGTTTTGAGAGAATATGAAGAAAAGCATCGCAGGCACCTGCTGGCAATGGATGCGTTGAGTCCCTATAAAGTGCTTGACCGTGGTTATGCCATCGTGACCAGATTATCCGACGGGAAAATTGTGAAAAAGGCGGATGATGCACCGGTAGGAGAGATGCTCAAAATAATGGTGGCTGAGGGAATGCTTTTCTGTGAAGTGAGGGCTCACGGCTCTAAGGAGTAG